CGCTGAACGAAGCGGACCGGCTGATCGTCGCGTCCCTGGTGCAACGCAACGCCGATCAACTGTCCGCAGCGCTAGCGCCGCTGTTGGGCAAAAATACAGCCCGGCTGATTTTCGGACTCGGCGTCTTCGGCATGGGCTTCTCGACGATTATCATTTTGATGTTGATCAACGGCTATGCATTTACAGAGATGTTCCAAGCCAAGGCCGGCGGCGCGCCGCACGTCATTGGTTGCCTCATCGCTGGACTGGCCGGCGCATCGTGGTTCTACTTCTGGACCGGCGAAGCGAGGATCTGGCTCGCGATTGTCGCGTCTAGTTTCGCGATTCTGCTGCTGCCGATCGCCTATACGACGTTCTTTCTGATGATGAACAGCAAACGAATCCTGGGAAGCCAAAAGCCAACCGGCGTTTCGATGGTCATTTGGAACGTCCTCATGGTTTTTGCGGTTGTGGGAGCGTTTGGCGCCGCGGGACAATCGCTCTGGGCGAAAGCGACCGATAGCGATCCGGCCAAGGCTCTGGCGACCAATGTCGTGATGGGACTAGTCGTGTTCTACATCGTCTCGGTATTCGTCGGCTTTTTCTTCTGCAAACGAGATGACGCTCCGGCGGACATCGCAGAATAGAAAAATTGAGAAATCAAACGAACTCCAGGGCGGTCCTTGCATTGGGCAAGCGGCCGCCCTTTTTGCTTTCGAGCTACTGCGGCTAGAATAACGGACTTCGCACCGCAGGCACGGAAGGTTCGTCATGCAAAAAATTTCGGTTCGCTCCGCACTCTCGGCCGATCAGGTCGGCAATCAGGTCAAGCTCGAAGGTTGGGTTCGCACACGCCGTGACAGCAAAGCCGGTTTTAGTTTTATCGAACTGAACGACGGCAGCTGCATGGGCAACATCCAGGTCGTCGCTGACGGCAATCTGGCGAACTACGAATCAGAAGTCAAGAAGCTCTCGGCCGGCTGCAGCGTGCGCATCCTGGGCGAGATTGTCGCATCGCAGGGCAAAGGTCAAACGACTGAAATTCAAGCGAGCGAAGTCCACGTCTACGGCTGGGCTGACCCAGAGAGTTATCCGCTGCAAAAGAAGCGGCACTCGATGGAAAAGCTGCGAGAGTGGGCTCATCTACGCCCCCGCACCAATACGTTTGGGGCCGTCTTTCGCGTTCGCAACTGCGTCTCACGTTCGATTCATAACTTCTTTCAAGAGCGTGGGTTTCTCTACGTTCACACGCCGATCATCACCGCGTCGGATTGCGAAGGCGCCGGCGAGATGTTCAAGGTCACAACGCTCGATTTGGATGCGCCCCCCAAGACCGGCGGCAAAGTCGACTACACGCAAGACTTTTTCGAGCGACCTTCGTACCTGACGGTGAGCGGTCAGCTGGAAGGGGAAATTTTTGCGACGGCGCTGGGCAATGTCTATACGTTTGGCCCGACGTTTCGCGCAGAGAACTCCAATACGTCGCGGCACCTGGCCGAGTTTTGGATGGTCGAACCGGAGATGGCGTTCGTCGACTTGGAAGGGAACATGCAGGTCGCCGAAGATTTCATCAAACGGATTATCTCGGACGTGATGCGCGACTGCGGCGACGACCTGCAGTTCTTCAACGATCGCATCGACGACACGGTTCTCGCGACGCTAACGGCGATGGCCGACGGCGAGTTCCTGCGCGTCAGTTATACCGATGCGATCGATATTCTGCTGAAGAGCGGGCAAAAGTTCGACTACAAAGTGGAATGGGGAACCGATCTGCAGTCGGAGCACGAGCGTTTTCTGACCGAGGTCCATTTCAAACGCCCGGTCATTTTGCACGACTATCCGCGTTCCATTAAGCCGTTCTACATGCGTTGCAACGACGATGGCGAAACGGTGCGCGCGATGGATGTGCTAGCCCCCAAAGTGGGAGAAATCATCGGCGGCAGCCAGCGTGAGGAACGGTTAGACGTGCTAGAGCAACGAATGCAGGAGCAGGGGCTGAATCCGGCCGATTATTGGTGGTATGTCGAACTGCGGAAATACGGCACGATTCCCCACTCTGGTTTTGGACTGGGGCTTGAGCGCATCCTACAGTTTATTACCGGCATGGGGAACATTCGAGACGTGATCCCCTTCCCGCGCACACCGGGGAGCGCCGACTTTTAGGGTCTCCACGACTTCACGTTCCGATTATTCGGAGGATTCGCTTGATGACGGCTCGCACGAATATGACGCTGATCGCGATGATGCTGATCAGCGTCTCCGCAAGTATCGCCCGCGGCGAAGACCTGAAGCAGGTGCTGGAGAAATTCAAACAGGGCAAAGCGGTCCTGCTCGATGTGCGCGAAGAAGTCGAGTGGAAAAAAGGACACCTAGCCGGAGCAACCTTGGCGCCGTTCTCCAAGATCGCGTTCGATCCCGAATGCCGCAAAATCATCGCCGCATTGCCGCCAGGCAAAGAGGTTTACACGTATGGCGACACCAACAGACTCGCCTTCTTTGCCGCCAATTATCTGGAACAACGCAATGGGCAACCGGCGACCGCATTGAGAGTCAGATACAGCGCGTTGGTCGCCGCAGGCTTCAAAGAAGCGGATCTGCGACCGAAAGGTTTCTTGCAACAACTCAAAGAGCAAGAAGAAAAAGAGTTGGGGAAGAAATAGTAGAGTCCAGTTGCTTTTCAAGTCATTCTGCGGGCTAAGGTCAAAATCGACCTATCTTCCGATCTGCACGAAGAACGCGACCCAAGGCAAAAGGCCGATGACCACCATCGCGCGCACGATCGCTTTGGGGGGAGCGGAGCGGCGCTGTTGCAAAACAACCGGAATTAACAGTACGCTGATCGTGCCGGTCACCATGGCGACCATCAACAGCAGCATCGAGATCGCTTCGAGTTGCGGCGACGGCTCGCCACTCGCCCAGATAGAGCCCTGCACGCAGATGATCGCGATTTCGGCCAGCAATGTGGTGACTCCGCACAGCATCCAAAAGATGGTCATCGAATCGGCGGCGCGCAACTCGGGGTCGGCGCCAACGCGGTGACTGTGCGTCTTCGGCTTGCGAGCCGTTTTCGACTTTTTGCTCATAGAGAACGCCTTCAGAATGGGGAGAGTGGGGGCGACGCTTCTACCTTCTATCGTACCCATTCAACGCCGTTCAGGGCAAAAGAAAAACCCCGCCAATACGTGACGGGGTTGGTAGATTTTCTTTCGCCCTGATCGGCGCAACGTTGGCGAGGACGACTAGTAGTATGAGTGGACGATCAAGTCGCCGCAGCGG
The nucleotide sequence above comes from Blastopirellula sp. J2-11. Encoded proteins:
- the asnS gene encoding asparagine--tRNA ligase, giving the protein MQKISVRSALSADQVGNQVKLEGWVRTRRDSKAGFSFIELNDGSCMGNIQVVADGNLANYESEVKKLSAGCSVRILGEIVASQGKGQTTEIQASEVHVYGWADPESYPLQKKRHSMEKLREWAHLRPRTNTFGAVFRVRNCVSRSIHNFFQERGFLYVHTPIITASDCEGAGEMFKVTTLDLDAPPKTGGKVDYTQDFFERPSYLTVSGQLEGEIFATALGNVYTFGPTFRAENSNTSRHLAEFWMVEPEMAFVDLEGNMQVAEDFIKRIISDVMRDCGDDLQFFNDRIDDTVLATLTAMADGEFLRVSYTDAIDILLKSGQKFDYKVEWGTDLQSEHERFLTEVHFKRPVILHDYPRSIKPFYMRCNDDGETVRAMDVLAPKVGEIIGGSQREERLDVLEQRMQEQGLNPADYWWYVELRKYGTIPHSGFGLGLERILQFITGMGNIRDVIPFPRTPGSADF
- a CDS encoding rhodanese-like domain-containing protein, which translates into the protein MTARTNMTLIAMMLISVSASIARGEDLKQVLEKFKQGKAVLLDVREEVEWKKGHLAGATLAPFSKIAFDPECRKIIAALPPGKEVYTYGDTNRLAFFAANYLEQRNGQPATALRVRYSALVAAGFKEADLRPKGFLQQLKEQEEKELGKK